The genomic stretch CGTCCTGAGCCAGGATCAAACTCTCCGTAGATGAATTCAACCCACGGCTGAGAACCGAGAGCTAGCACTCTCGATGTCAATCAACCAAAGGAATCCCCAACCAGACCACCCGAAGGCGACCCAGCCGAATGGGGTTTAACTATATGGCACTGACTTTCGGCACGCTGTTGAGTTCTCAAGGAGCGGACGCGCACGAAACCCGACCGGATCTCTCCGGCCATCGTTCGCGGCGGCTTGTTCCACGTTACGCCGTGCACGGCTCGCTGTCACACCCGGGGGTCTGACCTCGCGGCTCCCGGCTCTTTCGACCCGGTCTCGCTCGGCGCAGAGAGAAAGTTACGTGGCCGGACGGGGCTCGTCAAACCGCAGATGGCCACCAGGTGGCCATGCCGCCTCCCATGGGACGGTTTGCACGAAGAACGTGCAGGTCAGCGTCGAGCGGTCGGTGCGGGATTGCGAGCCAGGTCACGTGTCCGCGGGATGTCCGACCGGCCCACCGGCCCCAGCCGCCCCACGGAGGGGGCTCAGAGACCGAGCAGGGACTCGATGCCAACGGTCAGACCGGGCCGGGTGCGCACCTCGCGGACGGCGAGGAGGACGCCGGGCATGAACGACGCCCGGTCGTAGGAGTCGTGCCGCAGGGTGAGCGTCTCCCCCGCCGCACCCATCAGGACCTCCTGGTGTGCGACGAGCCCGGCGAGCCGCACCGCGTGCACGGGAACGCCCTCGACGTCGGCACCGCGGGCACCGGGCAGCGAGTCCGACTCCCTGGTGGCGTCCGGGGCCGCCGGCACGCCCGCCGTCCGCCTGGCCGCTGCGACCAGCCGGGCGGTCCGCGCGGCGGTGCCCGAGGGGGCGTCGACCTTGCCGGGGTGGTGCAGCTCCACGATCTCCACCGAGGGGAAGAAGCGGGCCGCCTCCTGGGCGAAGCGCATGAGCAGGACCGCGCCGATGCCGAAGTTCGGTGCGATCAGCACGCCCAGGTCGGGCTTGGGCTCCAGCCACTGGGCGATGGTCGCGAGCCGCTCGTCGTCGAAGCCCGTCGTCCCCACGACGCAGTGGATGTTCTGGTCGATGCAGAAGCGGATGTTGTCCATGACCGAGTCGGGACGGGTGAAGTCCACGACGACCTGGGCACCGGCGTCGGCGACGTTGAACAACCAGTCCCGCTCGTCGACCATCGCGACGAGCTCCATGTCCTCCGCGGCGTCGACGGCCCGGCAGACCTCGGTCCCCATGCGTCCCCGCGCGCCCAGCACCCCGACCGGGATGAGCGGGGCCTCCCCGGCGGGGGCCTCGGGGGCGGACACGGTCGCAGTGGGGGGTGTGCTCACCCCGCGATGCTCACCAACCCGGCCGCCAGGCGCAAGGCGGCCCTCCCGGTGGCGGCAGATCGGGTCGGCGGATCAGTGGGCTGTCGCGCGGTTCCGGCCTGCCCACGCCGCCCAGGCCGTGAGACCGAGCAGCACACCGACGACGTCGGCGAGGAGGTCGCCCACGGAGGCGTCCCGGCCCACCAGGTCGGTGGCCTGCAGCAGTTCGCTGCCGGCTGCGTAGAGCACCAGCAGACCGGCCAGGACGCCGCGGCCGACGCCGGCCCACCGGCCACTGACCGCGAGCGTGGCGAAGAGCAGCAGGTGGACCAGCTTGTCGACCCCGGGTGGGCTGTCCGGGACGTCGGAGGGCGGCGCGAAGAGGACGGCGAGGGAGATCAGCACGGCGACGGCCAGCACGCCACGGGACAGGGCACCGTGCACCCGGAAGGGGGAGCTCATCCCTCAGCCCAGGAGCGCATCGAGGTCACGCTCGCGGTACGGCCCCACCACGGCCAGGCAGGTGGGACGGGTGAGCAGCTCGGCGGCGACCGATCGCACCTGGTCCTCCTCGACCGAGTCCAGCCGCTCGAGCACGGTGCGCACGGGCAGGTACTCCCCGTGGGACAGCTCGCTCTTGCCGAGCCGGCTCATCCGTGAGCCGGTGTCCTCCAGCCCGAGCACCAGGCCGCCCTTGAGCTGTCCACGGCCGCGGGTGACCTCCTCGGTGCGCAACCCGTTCGCGGCCACCTCCGCCAGTTCGGCGCGCACCAGCCGGAGCACCTCGGGCACCCGCTTGGGCGAGCACCCGGCGTACACCAAGAAGCTGCCGGTCCCGGCGTAGTGGGTCAGCGACGACCCGACGGTGTAGACCAGGCCACGCTTCTCCCGGACCTCCTGGAAGAGCCGGGAGCTCATCCCCCCGCCGACGGCGGCGTCGAGCACCGCTGCGGCGTAGCGGCCGTCGTCCAGCCGGCCGAACCCGACCCCACCCAGCAGCAGGTGGGTCTGCTCGGTCCGGCGGTGGATCAGCCCCGCCGGCCGGGCCGGGACCGTCGGCACCGCGTCGTCCCCCAGCCGCAGCGGATCCGGTCGCCCGGGACCGGCGAGCCGGTCACCGAAGGCCCTGGTGACCAGGTCCACCACCTGCTGGTGGTCGACCCGACCGGCAGCGGAGACGACGATGGAGGGCACCCGGTAGCGCGAGCGGTACCAGCCGTCGACGTCGTCGCGGGTCAGCGCCTCGATCGAGTCGACCGTGCCGAGCACCGACCGCCCCAGCGGGGACTCGCCGAACAACGTCTCGGAGAACAGGTCGTGCACCGCGTCGGCGGGCTCGTCGTCGCGCATGGCGATCTCCTCGAGCACCACCGTGCGCTCGGACTCCAGGTCCGGGGCGGTGTTGAGGGCCTCGGTGACCAGGTCACCGAGGAGCGTGACGGCCAGCGGGAGGTCGCTGGCGAGCACGTTCGCGTAGTAGCAGGTGTGCTCCTTGGCGGTGAAGGCGTTCATCTCACCGCCGACGGCGTCCATGGCCGTGGCGATCTCCAGCGCCGTCCGGCTCCGGGTGCCCTTGAAGAGCAGGTGCTCCAGGAAGTGCGAGGAGCCACCCAGCTCCGGGCTCTCGTCCCGGGAGCCGACGCCTACCCAGATGCCCAGCGTCGCCGAGAGCACGCCGGGCATCGTCTCGGTCAGCACCCGCAGGCCGCCGGGCAGCTCGGTCCGTTCGACCCGGCCGCCGACCTCGTCGACGTCCAGCACCTGGGTGACACCGACCGGGGCCGGGACGGACGCCGCAGCGCCCGTCCCGGCCCCGGTCAGGTCGGTACCCGTGGTCACGCCTCCGCGGGAGCGGCGGCCTCGTCGGCCGGGGCCGCGTCAGCGGCAGCGCCGGCGTCGCCCTCGGCGACCGGCACCAGGCTGATCTTGCCGCGGGCGTCGATGTCGGTGATCTCCACCTGGAGCTTGTCACCGACGTTCGCGACGTCCTCGACCTTGGCGATCCGCTTGCCGCCACCCAGCTTGCTGATGTGCACCAGACCGTCGCGGCCGGGCAGCAGGGAGACGAACGCACCGAAGGCGGTCGTCTTCACCACGGTGCCGAGGAACCGCTCGCCGACCTTGGGCAGCGTCGGGTTGGCGATCGCGTTGATCCGGTCGACGGCGGCCTGGGCCGACGGGCCGTCGGAGGCGCCGACGTAGATCGTGCCGTCGTCCTCGATGGTGATGTCGGCGCCGGTCTCGTCCTGGATGGCGTTGATCATCTGGCCCTTCGGGCCGATGACCGCGCCGATCTTGTCGACCGGGATGCGCACCGTGGTCACCCGCGGGGCGTAGGGGCTCATCTCGTCGGGGCCGTCGATCGCCTCGAGCATGACGTCGAGGATGTGCAGCCGGGCCGCGCGGGCCTGGGTGAGCGCACCGGCGAGGACGTCGGAGGGGATGCCGTCGAGCTTCGTGTCCAGCTGGAGGGCCGTGACGAAGTCCTTGGTGCCGGCGACCTTGAAGTCCATGTCACCGAACGCGTCCTCGGCGCCGAGGATGTCGGTCAGCGCGACGTACTGGGTCTTGCCGTCGACCTCGTCGGAGACCAGCCCCATGGCGATGCCGGCGACCGGGGCCTTCAGCGGCACACCGGCGTTGAGCAGGGCCAGCGTGGAGGCGCAGACCGAGCCCATCGAGGTCGAGCCGTTGGAGCCGAGGGCCTCGGAGACCTGACGGATCGCGTAGGGGAACTCCTCGCGGTCCGGCAGCACCGGCAGCAGCGCCCGCTCGGCGAGCGCGCCGTGGCCGATCTCGCGGCGCTTGGGCGAGCCCACCCGGCCGGTCTCACCGGTGGAGTACGGCGGGAAGTTGTAGTTGTGCATGTAGCGCTTGCGGGTGACCGGGTTCAGGGTGTCCAGCTGCTGCTCCATGCGGAGCATGTTCAGCGTGGTGACGCCCATGATCTGGGTCTCGCCGCGCTCGAACAGCGCCGAGCCGTGCACCCGCGGCAACACCTCGACCTCGGCCGACAGCGGCCGGATGTCGGTCAGGCCACGGCCGTCGATGCGGATCTTGTCGCGCAGGATGCGCTGCCGGACGACCTTCTTGGTGACCGCGCGGAAGGCCCCGGAGATCTCCTTCTCCCGGCCCTCGAACTGGCCGGCCAGAGCGGCCTTGACCTCGTCCTTGAGCGCGTCGGTGGCCTCCTCGCGCTCCTGCTTCCCGGCGATGGCCTGGGCCACGGCGAGCTTCTCGGCGGCCTGGGCCTCGACGGCGGCGTAGACGTCGTCCTGGTAGTCCAGGAAGCGGGGGAAGTGCGCCTCGGGCTTGGCGGCCTTGCCGGCCAGCTCCGACTGCGCCTGGCACAGCGCCTTGATGAACGGCTTGGCGGCCTCGAGGCCCTGGGCCACGACCTCCTCGGTCGGGGCGGTGGCCCCACCGGCGATGAGCTCGATGGTCTTCTCGGTGGCCTCGGCCTCGACCATCATGATCGCGACGTCGCCGTCGGGCAGCAGCCGGCCGGCCACGACCATGTCGAAGACGGCGTCCTCGAGCTCGGCGTGGGTCGGGAAGCCCACCCACTGGCCGTTGATCAGCGCGACCCGGGTGCCGCCGACCGGGCCGGAGAACGGCAGGCCGGAGAGCTGGGTGGAGGCGGACGCGCCGTTGATGGCGAGCACGTCGTAGAGGTGGTCGGGGTCCAGGGACAGGACCGAGATGACCACCTGGACCTCGTTGCGCAGGCCCTTGGCGAACGTCGGGCGCAGCGGGCGGTCGATCAGCCGGCAGGTGAGGATCGCGTCCTCGGACGGGCGGCCCTCACGGCGGAAGAACGAGCCGGGGATCTTGCCGATCGCGTACATGCGCTCTTCGACGTCCACCGTCAGCGGGAAGAAGTCGAACTGCTCCTTGGGCTGACGGCCGGCCGTGGTGGCCGACAGCAGCGTGGTGTCGCCCATGGTGGCGACGACGGAGCCCGCGGCCTGCTTGGCGAGGCGGCCGGTCTCGAACGTGACGGTGCGGGAGCCGAGGGCCCCGTTGTCGATCACCGCGGTGGCGGTGTAGACGCCGTCCTCGGCGTCGAAGTCGGTGGTGTCGGTGGTGGGTGCGGACATCGTGTCCTCTTCCTGCGTCGCATACGGCGACGTCTCTTCTCGGCGGTCGGCACCGGCGGTGTCCGGGGCGACCGGTCTTCGATCGAAGCCCTCGGGGGGTGCGCGTCCCTGCGGTGCGGCTCGCTGCGTCCCGGGGGCCACTACCGAGGACCGGCCCACGCGGGGCGCGGCGGTGCGGTCGGCCGGTGGGCCCGTGCGGCGGGTGCCGCACGAGTGAGGGGACCGTCCCGGCGTACCGGAGCGGTCCCCTCGGTGGTGCTAGCGGCGCAGGCCGAGCCGCTCGATGAGCGAGCGGTACCGGTTGATGTCGGTCTTCGCCAGGTAGTTCAGCAGCCGACGGCGGCGGCCGACCAGCAGGAGCAGGCCCCGCCGGCTGTGGTGGTCGTGCTTGTGCATCTTGAGGTGCTCGGTCAGGTCGCTGATCCGTCGGGTCAGCATCGCGACCTGCACCTCGGGGGAACCGGTGTCGTTCTCGACCGTCGCGTACTCGGTCATGATCTGCTTCTTCGTCGCGCTCTCCAGCGCCATGGTGCCTCCAGGGCAGGTCACGTGTGGCCCCCGGTCTGTGTCACGGGGGCAGCATGCACACACGTCGGTCACCCGACGTCGGGTGCCAGGCTACACGGCCGTCTCACGGCACCGTCGCGAGGAGCGGGGCCCGGTAGCCCCCGCGATCGAGGGGGGCCAGGGAGCAGTGCCGTGCCGAGTGGGGGCCGGAGGCTCCCGCGCTGGCACGACGACGTGGCTCGACGCCGTCGGGACGACGCCTGGCCGCGGTGCGGCCCGTCAGGGTCGCCGTGTCACCGCGGTGCGGCCCGTCAGGGTCGCCGTGTCACGGCGGTGCGGCCCGTCAGGGCCGCACTCCCACGATGTCGCGGGTCCGGGCGACGTCGTCGGCCATCGCGAGCAGCAGGTCCGGGACGCCGGTGAAGGCGGTCATCGGGCGCAGCCGCTCGGCGAACTCGACCCCGACGTGCTCCCCGTACAGGTCGCCGTCGAAGTCGAGCAGGTGGGCCTCGACCGTGCGGCGGGCCCCGGAGAACGTCGGGTTGGAGCCGACCGAGATCGCCGCGGGGTGGCGGGCGCCGCTGGCCCCGGTCTGGTGGTCGCGCAGCACCAGGTGCCCGGCGTAGACGCCGTCGGCCGGGACGGCGGTGTGCGCCGGGCTCTCCACGTTGGCCGTCGGGTACCCCAGCTCCCGGCCCCGCCGGTCCCCGCGCACGACGATCCCGTCCACCCGGTGCGGACGACCGAGCGCCAGCGCGGCCGAGGTCATGTCGCCGGCGGCCACGCAGGCCCGGATGTAGGTGGAGGAGATCGTGACGTCGCCCCCGCCGGCCGGGTCAGGGGCCTGCGCGACGCTGGCCAGGTCGACGCCCTCGACGCCGAGCCCGAACCGGCGGCCCTCGGCGGTGAGCGTCTCCACCGTGCCGGCGGCCTTGTGCCCGTAGGTGAAGTTGCGGCCGACGACGACCCGCGCGGCGTGCAGGTGCTCGACCAGCACGGTGTGGGTGAACTCCCCCGGGCCGAGCCGGCTGAACTCCTGGGTGAACGGGAGCACGCACATCGCGTCCACGCCGAGGGCGGCGACGAGTTCCGCCTTGCGGTCGGCCGCGGTGAGGATCGCCGGGTGGGAGCCGGGGCGGACCACCTCGGAGGGGTGCGGGTCGAAGGTCAGCAGCAACGCCGGCCGGCCCGCCGCGCGGGCCCGCGCCACCGCGGTACCGATCAGCTCCTGGTGCCCCCGGTGCACGCCGTCGTACATGCCGATCGTGACCACCGTGCGCCCCAGGTCAGCGGGCGTCGCGTTCAGCCCGCGCCAGCGCAGCACGCCGCTCCCCCGTCCCGGCCGGCTCAGGAGGCGGGGGCGACGCGGTGCAGCCAGCCGTGGGGGTCGGCCACCCGGCCGTGCTGGACGTCGAGCAGGTGCTCACGCAGGCGCATGGTCAGCGGGCCGGGCTCGCCGTTGCCGACGACGAAGTCACCGGTGCGCGCCGTGACCGAGCCGACCGGGGTGATCACCGCGGCCGTGCCGCAGGCGAAGGTCTCGGTGACCGTGCCGTCGGCCACCCCGGCCCGCCACTCCTCGACGGTGAACTTCCGCTCGGTCACGGTGTGCCCCAGCTCGCGGGCGACGGTGATCAGGGAGTCGCGGGTGATGCCGGGCAGCAGCGTGCCGGTGAGCTCGGGGGTGACCAGCTCGGCGTCGTCGCCGGAGCCGAGGACG from Modestobacter roseus encodes the following:
- the rpsO gene encoding 30S ribosomal protein S15 codes for the protein MALESATKKQIMTEYATVENDTGSPEVQVAMLTRRISDLTEHLKMHKHDHHSRRGLLLLVGRRRRLLNYLAKTDINRYRSLIERLGLRR
- a CDS encoding bifunctional riboflavin kinase/FAD synthetase → MLRWRGLNATPADLGRTVVTIGMYDGVHRGHQELIGTAVARARAAGRPALLLTFDPHPSEVVRPGSHPAILTAADRKAELVAALGVDAMCVLPFTQEFSRLGPGEFTHTVLVEHLHAARVVVGRNFTYGHKAAGTVETLTAEGRRFGLGVEGVDLASVAQAPDPAGGGDVTISSTYIRACVAAGDMTSAALALGRPHRVDGIVVRGDRRGRELGYPTANVESPAHTAVPADGVYAGHLVLRDHQTGASGARHPAAISVGSNPTFSGARRTVEAHLLDFDGDLYGEHVGVEFAERLRPMTAFTGVPDLLLAMADDVARTRDIVGVRP
- the dapB gene encoding 4-hydroxy-tetrahydrodipicolinate reductase, which gives rise to MSAPEAPAGEAPLIPVGVLGARGRMGTEVCRAVDAAEDMELVAMVDERDWLFNVADAGAQVVVDFTRPDSVMDNIRFCIDQNIHCVVGTTGFDDERLATIAQWLEPKPDLGVLIAPNFGIGAVLLMRFAQEAARFFPSVEIVELHHPGKVDAPSGTAARTARLVAAARRTAGVPAAPDATRESDSLPGARGADVEGVPVHAVRLAGLVAHQEVLMGAAGETLTLRHDSYDRASFMPGVLLAVREVRTRPGLTVGIESLLGL
- a CDS encoding M16 family metallopeptidase produces the protein MTTGTDLTGAGTGAAASVPAPVGVTQVLDVDEVGGRVERTELPGGLRVLTETMPGVLSATLGIWVGVGSRDESPELGGSSHFLEHLLFKGTRSRTALEIATAMDAVGGEMNAFTAKEHTCYYANVLASDLPLAVTLLGDLVTEALNTAPDLESERTVVLEEIAMRDDEPADAVHDLFSETLFGESPLGRSVLGTVDSIEALTRDDVDGWYRSRYRVPSIVVSAAGRVDHQQVVDLVTRAFGDRLAGPGRPDPLRLGDDAVPTVPARPAGLIHRRTEQTHLLLGGVGFGRLDDGRYAAAVLDAAVGGGMSSRLFQEVREKRGLVYTVGSSLTHYAGTGSFLVYAGCSPKRVPEVLRLVRAELAEVAANGLRTEEVTRGRGQLKGGLVLGLEDTGSRMSRLGKSELSHGEYLPVRTVLERLDSVEEDQVRSVAAELLTRPTCLAVVGPYRERDLDALLG
- a CDS encoding VanZ family protein, translated to MSSPFRVHGALSRGVLAVAVLISLAVLFAPPSDVPDSPPGVDKLVHLLLFATLAVSGRWAGVGRGVLAGLLVLYAAGSELLQATDLVGRDASVGDLLADVVGVLLGLTAWAAWAGRNRATAH
- a CDS encoding polyribonucleotide nucleotidyltransferase, whose translation is MSAPTTDTTDFDAEDGVYTATAVIDNGALGSRTVTFETGRLAKQAAGSVVATMGDTTLLSATTAGRQPKEQFDFFPLTVDVEERMYAIGKIPGSFFRREGRPSEDAILTCRLIDRPLRPTFAKGLRNEVQVVISVLSLDPDHLYDVLAINGASASTQLSGLPFSGPVGGTRVALINGQWVGFPTHAELEDAVFDMVVAGRLLPDGDVAIMMVEAEATEKTIELIAGGATAPTEEVVAQGLEAAKPFIKALCQAQSELAGKAAKPEAHFPRFLDYQDDVYAAVEAQAAEKLAVAQAIAGKQEREEATDALKDEVKAALAGQFEGREKEISGAFRAVTKKVVRQRILRDKIRIDGRGLTDIRPLSAEVEVLPRVHGSALFERGETQIMGVTTLNMLRMEQQLDTLNPVTRKRYMHNYNFPPYSTGETGRVGSPKRREIGHGALAERALLPVLPDREEFPYAIRQVSEALGSNGSTSMGSVCASTLALLNAGVPLKAPVAGIAMGLVSDEVDGKTQYVALTDILGAEDAFGDMDFKVAGTKDFVTALQLDTKLDGIPSDVLAGALTQARAARLHILDVMLEAIDGPDEMSPYAPRVTTVRIPVDKIGAVIGPKGQMINAIQDETGADITIEDDGTIYVGASDGPSAQAAVDRINAIANPTLPKVGERFLGTVVKTTAFGAFVSLLPGRDGLVHISKLGGGKRIAKVEDVANVGDKLQVEITDIDARGKISLVPVAEGDAGAAADAAPADEAAAPAEA